In Persicimonas caeni, a single window of DNA contains:
- a CDS encoding sensor histidine kinase produces MSAQSVAGQTVKGLVFVGITSALLFFLIGSQRAKRKRLIGELQETQRRYEAAERIGRIGHWEYDVTDGTLSWSPHVPRLFQLDPTRTTGLMDRFYDRLHPDDVDFVQERLESSLETGEEFDTDYRIMFEDGEIRWFHANAKVENGDDGEPRWLRGTVQDVTERVQLDRQHQQATQRIQRLMRAVTVAQEEERERIAREIHDELGQTLTGLTFGLRALKEHADGSATELIDQMAAEVKEATVTIGKLASSLRPPLLDQFGLIAALEQLCREASERYNIECDFEEQGTENWRVNPNVAIQVFRVAQEALTNVARHAEAHHATVCFETGAGSGQMLVRDDGKGFDPERTVQRSSFGIQGMRERAALIGGKLQIDSSSQGTTVRLELPLEEN; encoded by the coding sequence GTGTCGGCACAGTCAGTCGCCGGCCAGACGGTCAAGGGGCTGGTCTTTGTCGGGATCACTTCGGCGTTGCTGTTCTTTTTGATCGGTTCGCAGCGCGCCAAGCGAAAGCGCCTCATCGGCGAGCTTCAGGAGACGCAGCGGCGTTACGAGGCCGCCGAGCGCATTGGACGCATTGGTCACTGGGAGTATGACGTCACGGACGGCACGCTGAGTTGGTCGCCGCATGTGCCGCGTTTGTTCCAGCTGGATCCCACACGAACTACGGGGTTGATGGATCGCTTCTACGACCGGCTGCATCCCGACGATGTGGACTTTGTTCAGGAGAGGCTCGAGAGCTCGTTGGAGACCGGCGAGGAGTTCGATACCGACTATCGCATCATGTTCGAAGATGGCGAGATACGCTGGTTTCACGCCAACGCCAAGGTTGAAAACGGCGACGATGGGGAGCCGCGATGGCTGCGCGGCACAGTCCAGGACGTCACCGAGCGGGTCCAGCTCGATCGTCAGCATCAGCAGGCCACGCAGCGTATCCAGCGGTTGATGCGCGCGGTGACGGTGGCTCAAGAGGAAGAGCGCGAGCGTATCGCCCGCGAGATTCACGACGAGCTCGGTCAGACGCTGACCGGGCTGACCTTCGGGCTGCGCGCGCTGAAGGAGCATGCCGATGGCTCCGCCACCGAGCTCATCGACCAGATGGCCGCCGAGGTCAAAGAGGCCACGGTCACCATCGGCAAGCTCGCCTCGTCGCTGCGCCCTCCGCTGCTCGACCAGTTCGGTCTGATCGCCGCCCTCGAGCAGCTTTGTCGGGAAGCCTCCGAACGGTATAACATCGAGTGCGACTTCGAAGAGCAGGGGACCGAAAATTGGCGAGTGAACCCGAACGTGGCGATTCAAGTCTTTCGGGTCGCCCAAGAGGCGCTCACCAACGTGGCCCGGCATGCCGAGGCGCACCATGCTACAGTGTGCTTCGAGACCGGCGCAGGCTCCGGGCAGATGCTGGTACGCGACGACGGCAAGGGCTTCGATCCCGAGCGCACCGTGCAGCGCTCTTCGTTCGGCATCCAGGGGATGCGTGAGCGAGCCGCGCTCATCGGAGGAAAACTGCAGATCGATTCTTCGAGTCAGGGCACCACGGTAAGACTCGAGCTTCCACTAGAGGAGAACTGA
- a CDS encoding response regulator, producing the protein MKILIADDHPIVRKGIQMTLDALDYVTHTESVETHAEVLRAVRNDTWDLVVMDLDMPDGDALNTLSQLQAAEPDLPVLIVSVHPEDSFALRVLRSGAAGYLHKASAVDELEAAVARIRSGRRYVSPEMAEQLLSSVEGEAKDPHEALSDREMQVMLRLADGATVSEIGEQLNLSPKTVSTYRSRLFEKLGFDTVADVVRYALEHELID; encoded by the coding sequence ATGAAGATTCTGATCGCCGACGACCATCCGATCGTTCGAAAGGGCATTCAGATGACCTTGGACGCGCTCGACTATGTCACGCATACCGAGTCGGTGGAGACACACGCCGAGGTGCTGCGCGCGGTCAGAAACGACACCTGGGATCTGGTGGTCATGGACCTCGACATGCCCGACGGCGACGCGCTCAACACTCTGTCGCAGCTCCAGGCGGCCGAGCCCGATTTACCCGTGCTGATCGTGAGCGTGCATCCGGAAGACTCGTTCGCGCTGCGGGTGCTTCGCTCGGGGGCGGCCGGTTACCTGCACAAAGCCTCGGCGGTCGACGAGCTGGAGGCGGCGGTGGCGCGTATCCGCTCCGGGCGGCGCTACGTGAGCCCGGAGATGGCCGAGCAACTGCTGAGCAGCGTCGAAGGCGAAGCGAAGGATCCCCACGAGGCCTTGTCGGACCGCGAGATGCAGGTGATGCTTCGCCTCGCCGACGGCGCGACGGTCAGCGAGATCGGAGAGCAGCTCAACCTGAGCCCCAAGACGGTCAGCACCTACCGCAGCCGCCTGTTCGAGAAGCTCGGCTTCGACACGGTCGCCGACGTGGTGCGCTACGCCCTCGAGCACGAGCTCATCGATTGA
- a CDS encoding sensor histidine kinase, with protein sequence MTHQDERESNLGLGAIAEVIVDPSGRIQRYNAAFAEAIAVAEALDGKDLDAVVSCLGLADDVAGVMAKLVDEGADEVLVDAVDANTGFCDLTIRATKREEGLAFRFLPRLQSLRHRQRRQHAEELAASVAQLAGGVAHDFNNLLTGIIGLASFLNAELPSESEYQEDLRDILQAAKKATRLARKLTSLGRESSDGEAIVDPSRVIQEVVHLVEPSLPAGCELFTELEWDGLLQADPLALERIVLNLLLNARDACGADGGNITVSTRRVLLEGDDKTSCLPAGEYFELAVGDDGPGIPPEQMLHIFRPYYTTKHDSGGEGLGLTASRASAEQLRGELVVDSIPGNGACFTLRVPLDGSNVD encoded by the coding sequence ATGACACATCAAGACGAACGAGAATCGAACTTGGGCTTGGGCGCGATCGCCGAGGTGATCGTCGACCCCTCTGGGCGCATTCAGCGGTACAACGCGGCGTTCGCCGAGGCCATTGCCGTCGCGGAAGCTCTCGACGGGAAGGACCTCGACGCCGTCGTCTCCTGTTTGGGACTCGCCGACGATGTGGCCGGCGTGATGGCCAAGCTGGTGGACGAAGGCGCCGACGAGGTGCTCGTCGACGCGGTGGACGCGAATACGGGCTTTTGTGACCTGACCATCCGGGCCACGAAGCGTGAAGAAGGCTTGGCCTTCCGTTTTCTGCCGCGTCTGCAGAGCCTTCGCCATCGCCAGCGTCGCCAGCACGCCGAGGAGCTCGCCGCGTCGGTCGCTCAACTCGCCGGCGGGGTGGCGCATGATTTCAACAACCTGCTCACCGGCATCATCGGCCTGGCGTCCTTTCTCAACGCCGAGTTGCCGAGCGAGTCGGAGTACCAGGAAGATCTGCGCGATATCCTCCAGGCGGCCAAAAAGGCGACGCGCCTGGCCCGCAAGCTGACCTCGCTGGGGCGAGAGAGCTCGGACGGCGAGGCGATCGTCGACCCGAGCCGAGTCATCCAAGAGGTCGTCCACCTCGTCGAGCCGTCGCTGCCGGCCGGCTGCGAACTGTTCACCGAGCTGGAGTGGGACGGGCTCCTCCAGGCCGATCCGCTCGCCCTCGAGCGCATCGTGCTCAACCTGCTGCTCAACGCGCGCGACGCCTGCGGAGCGGACGGCGGCAATATCACCGTGTCGACGCGCCGCGTGCTGCTCGAAGGGGACGACAAGACCTCGTGTCTGCCGGCCGGTGAGTATTTCGAGTTGGCCGTCGGCGACGACGGTCCCGGAATCCCCCCCGAGCAGATGCTGCATATCTTCCGGCCCTACTACACCACCAAGCACGACAGCGGCGGTGAGGGGCTGGGGCTGACGGCTTCGCGCGCGAGCGCCGAGCAGCTCCGAGGCGAGCTGGTGGTCGATTCGATCCCCGGAAACGGCGCCTGCTTTACGCTGCGCGTTCCGCTGGACGGCAGCAACGTCGACTGA
- a CDS encoding WD40 repeat domain-containing protein, with amino-acid sequence MEPRLIQKILSEFFPAGSTERGATFELVPDSVTVEAGGGHSGKVDYVAANADGSRVAVKTFGALLLLDAATGAELGAVDHDELVYALAFSPDGDRLAIAVPHEADICSDVMVYRLVERTPHHVISSPSTLVTTGHAGNVTAVAFSADGRVLVTGGADGTIELHEL; translated from the coding sequence ATGGAACCGCGCCTCATCCAAAAAATCCTCAGTGAATTCTTCCCCGCCGGGTCCACCGAGCGGGGGGCGACCTTCGAGTTGGTGCCCGACTCGGTCACCGTCGAAGCCGGCGGAGGCCACAGCGGCAAGGTCGACTATGTCGCCGCGAACGCCGACGGGTCGCGCGTGGCCGTCAAGACCTTTGGCGCGCTGCTCTTGCTCGACGCGGCCACCGGCGCGGAGCTCGGCGCGGTCGACCACGACGAGTTGGTCTACGCGCTGGCGTTCTCGCCCGACGGCGACCGCCTGGCGATCGCGGTGCCCCACGAGGCCGACATATGCTCGGACGTGATGGTCTACCGGCTCGTCGAGCGCACCCCTCACCACGTCATCTCGAGCCCGTCCACCCTCGTCACGACCGGACACGCCGGCAACGTGACCGCCGTGGCCTTCTCGGCCGACGGGCGCGTGCTGGTCACCGGCGGCGCCGACGGAACCATCGAACTCCACGAACTCTAA
- a CDS encoding SulP family inorganic anion transporter: MDVLAGMTVALALIPEAVAFSIIAGVDPMVGLYASFCIAVTTAFVGGRPGMISAATGAMALLMVTLVANHGLEYLLAATILTGVLQIIFGLLKVGRFITFIPHPVILGFVNALAILIFMAQLPQFEGAGWMMYAMVAGTLAIIYGLPRITKAVPSALVAIVVMTAIAIFGGLGLNTVGDMGEMTAALPFFHLPNIELSWHTLKIIFPYSFALSMVGMLESLLTAKIVDDMTDTKSDKNKEIRGQGLANIVAGCFGGMAGCAMIGQSVINVKSGGSGRLSALVAGVFLLFLILVLGDIVAQIPMAALVGVMIMVSIGTFDWQSIRELHKVPASDALVMVTTVGVVVYTHDLAMGVVVGVALSALFFGWKVAQLHADQQLQEDGSKHYTVHGPMFFGTATHFADVFDINDDPEHVVIDFSRSHVWDHSAVTAIARIIEKYGELEKQVSLVGLNTESEQLIDRIGLASPSGH, encoded by the coding sequence ATGGACGTCCTCGCGGGCATGACCGTCGCATTGGCGCTCATCCCCGAAGCGGTCGCCTTCTCCATCATCGCCGGCGTCGACCCGATGGTCGGGCTGTACGCCTCGTTCTGTATCGCCGTGACCACCGCGTTCGTGGGTGGGCGCCCGGGTATGATCTCGGCGGCCACCGGCGCCATGGCGCTCTTGATGGTCACCCTCGTGGCCAATCACGGCCTCGAGTACCTGCTCGCCGCGACCATCTTGACCGGCGTGCTCCAGATCATCTTCGGCCTGCTCAAGGTGGGCCGGTTCATCACGTTTATCCCGCACCCGGTCATCCTCGGATTCGTCAACGCGTTGGCGATCCTGATCTTCATGGCCCAGCTGCCCCAATTCGAGGGCGCCGGCTGGATGATGTACGCCATGGTCGCCGGCACATTGGCGATCATCTACGGGCTGCCGCGCATCACCAAGGCAGTCCCCTCGGCGCTGGTGGCCATCGTGGTGATGACCGCCATCGCCATCTTCGGCGGGCTGGGCCTGAACACGGTGGGCGACATGGGCGAGATGACCGCCGCGCTGCCCTTCTTCCACCTGCCCAACATCGAATTGTCGTGGCATACGCTCAAGATCATCTTCCCCTACTCGTTCGCCCTGTCGATGGTCGGCATGCTCGAGTCGTTGCTGACCGCCAAGATCGTCGACGACATGACCGACACCAAGAGCGACAAGAACAAAGAGATCCGCGGCCAGGGCCTGGCCAATATCGTGGCCGGCTGCTTCGGCGGCATGGCCGGCTGCGCGATGATCGGCCAGTCGGTCATCAACGTCAAAAGTGGCGGTAGCGGGCGCTTGTCGGCGCTCGTGGCCGGCGTCTTCCTGCTCTTTTTGATCCTGGTGCTCGGCGACATCGTCGCCCAGATCCCCATGGCCGCGCTGGTGGGCGTGATGATCATGGTCTCGATCGGCACCTTCGACTGGCAGTCGATCCGCGAGCTGCACAAGGTGCCCGCCAGCGACGCGCTCGTCATGGTCACCACCGTGGGCGTGGTCGTCTACACCCACGACCTGGCCATGGGCGTGGTCGTGGGCGTGGCGCTCAGCGCGCTCTTCTTCGGCTGGAAGGTCGCCCAACTGCACGCCGATCAGCAGCTCCAGGAGGACGGCTCGAAGCACTACACCGTCCACGGCCCGATGTTCTTCGGCACCGCCACCCACTTCGCCGACGTCTTCGACATCAACGACGACCCCGAGCACGTCGTCATCGACTTCTCGCGCTCGCACGTGTGGGACCACTCGGCGGTCACCGCCATCGCGCGCATCATCGAGAAGTACGGCGAGCTCGAAAAGCAAGTCTCGCTGGTGGGGCTGAACACCGAGAGCGAGCAACTCATCGACCGCATCGGACTGGCCTCGCCGTCGGGACACTGA
- a CDS encoding DEAD/DEAH box helicase produces MKTFKELDLIEPLQRAIAAENYRTPTPIQAQSIPPLLEGRDMLGCAQTGTGKTAAFSLPVLQHLHKTKTGGKRQIRAVILSPTRELAAQIQRSCETYGRHLSLKSTLVFGGVSEKPQIRDLKKGVDLVVACPGRFLDLMGRGFIDLSKVECFVLDEADRMLDMGFIHDIRKIMKQLPKRRQNLLFSATLPKSIVDLANQILHNPVRVEIAPEEPTVDKIDQRIMFVEKRDKKRLIVDLLGGPGVARSIVFTRTKHGANRLAKRLGKAGFPAIAIHGNKSQNTRQRALKGFKDGKYDVLVATDVASRGIDVDDITHVFQFDLPDDPESYVHRIGRTGRAGREGVAISFCDESEAKKLRKVERVIGQSIPTDEDHEYHHQAAVPSRGGRGGRNSRGGGGGKKRRRNNRGGGRKRRRGRR; encoded by the coding sequence TTGAAGACTTTCAAGGAGCTCGACCTCATCGAGCCGCTCCAGCGCGCGATAGCCGCCGAGAATTATCGTACCCCCACTCCCATCCAGGCACAGTCGATCCCGCCGCTGCTCGAAGGCCGCGACATGCTCGGCTGCGCGCAGACCGGCACCGGCAAGACCGCCGCGTTTTCGCTGCCGGTCCTGCAGCACCTGCACAAAACCAAGACGGGCGGCAAGCGCCAGATCCGTGCGGTCATCCTGTCGCCCACCCGCGAACTCGCCGCGCAGATCCAGCGCAGCTGCGAGACCTACGGGCGGCATCTGTCGCTCAAGAGCACGCTCGTCTTCGGCGGCGTGAGCGAGAAGCCGCAGATTCGCGACCTCAAAAAGGGCGTCGACCTGGTGGTCGCCTGCCCGGGGCGCTTCCTCGACCTGATGGGCCGCGGTTTCATCGACCTGTCCAAGGTCGAGTGCTTCGTGCTCGACGAGGCCGACCGGATGCTCGACATGGGCTTTATCCATGACATCCGCAAGATCATGAAGCAGTTGCCCAAGCGTCGGCAGAACCTTCTGTTCTCGGCGACCCTGCCCAAGAGCATCGTCGACCTGGCCAACCAGATTCTGCATAACCCGGTGCGCGTCGAGATCGCGCCCGAGGAGCCCACGGTCGACAAAATCGACCAGCGCATCATGTTCGTCGAGAAGCGCGACAAAAAGCGCCTGATCGTCGACCTTTTGGGCGGCCCGGGCGTGGCCCGCTCGATCGTGTTCACGCGTACCAAGCACGGCGCCAACCGCTTGGCCAAGCGTCTGGGCAAGGCCGGCTTCCCCGCGATCGCCATCCACGGCAACAAGTCGCAGAACACCCGCCAACGGGCTCTCAAGGGCTTCAAAGACGGCAAATACGACGTGCTCGTGGCCACCGACGTCGCCTCGCGCGGCATCGACGTCGACGATATCACCCACGTCTTCCAGTTCGACCTTCCGGACGACCCCGAAAGCTACGTGCACCGCATCGGCCGCACCGGCCGCGCGGGCCGCGAGGGCGTGGCGATCTCGTTTTGCGACGAGTCCGAGGCCAAAAAGCTTCGCAAGGTCGAGCGCGTCATCGGCCAGTCCATTCCGACCGACGAAGACCACGAGTATCACCACCAGGCGGCGGTGCCGTCGCGTGGTGGGCGTGGTGGCCGTAACAGCCGCGGAGGCGGCGGTGGCAAGAAGCGCCGTCGCAACAATCGCGGCGGTGGGCGTAAGCGACGCCGTGGGCGTCGTTAA
- a CDS encoding DUF6064 family protein yields MELPFSVAEFFDVFFDYNQAIWPAQIVAYALGVFAVGLTAVRSRWAGALIGAVLALFWFWDGLVYHVGFFAEINAMAFVFGGLFVLEGLLFVWATVRDRLRFSFELSAYHIIGGIFLLYALVLYPVFGMALGHVYPAAPVFGVAPCPMTIFTFGILLFTTRKVPLYLLAVPVLWAFTATIAAAQMGVLQDYGVSIAAVVATGLLLYRDHATWEPEPARLPE; encoded by the coding sequence ATGGAGCTTCCCTTTTCAGTCGCCGAATTCTTCGACGTCTTCTTCGACTACAATCAGGCCATCTGGCCCGCCCAGATCGTCGCCTACGCGCTGGGCGTGTTCGCCGTGGGGCTTACCGCGGTGCGCTCGCGCTGGGCAGGCGCGCTCATCGGCGCGGTGCTCGCGCTCTTTTGGTTTTGGGACGGGCTGGTCTATCACGTCGGCTTCTTCGCCGAGATCAACGCGATGGCCTTCGTCTTCGGCGGCCTGTTCGTGCTCGAGGGCCTGCTCTTCGTGTGGGCGACCGTGCGCGACCGGCTTCGCTTCTCGTTCGAGCTCAGCGCTTATCACATCATCGGGGGCATCTTCTTGCTCTACGCGCTCGTGCTCTACCCGGTCTTCGGCATGGCGCTGGGCCACGTGTACCCGGCCGCGCCGGTCTTTGGCGTCGCCCCGTGCCCGATGACGATCTTCACCTTCGGCATCCTCCTCTTCACCACCCGCAAGGTCCCCCTCTACCTGCTCGCCGTGCCCGTGTTGTGGGCCTTTACGGCCACGATCGCAGCCGCGCAGATGGGCGTGCTGCAGGACTACGGGGTGAGTATCGCGGCGGTGGTGGCCACGGGGTTGCTCTTGTACCGCGACCACGCGACGTGGGAGCCGGAGCCGGCGCGGTTGCCAGAGTGA
- a CDS encoding App1 family protein, whose translation MDVPAPIHRTAALIDEQLDRANRLFRKKVGYYKPLRVVGYRGYGTDDKIHVKGRVLADPVVESKLEDTGLRNLFNMLRRYRTDEVPGARVLVEFGDEQREVRTDSEGYFDAVLEPDEVPRDDGLWHPVDLQLLEPRPHSRVGQTSFQFDNRAQVPQDARFGVISDVDDTIVHTGATNLLRHARVVLLNSPHTRVPFEGVGAFYRALQYDAGRRTNPIWYVSSSPWNIYELLVEFMQVQDIPVGPLFLKDFGIDRDKFIRAGHTDYKINRIERVLQTYPDLPFILVGDSGQKDPEVYHSVVEKYPDQIAAVYIRDVSPARALQVEAMARDIRCYDTDLRLVKDTVAAARHAAQQGWIDRAELAAVRRDRRQEEEKSPSRVWAALRKAARSVESLIH comes from the coding sequence ATGGACGTTCCAGCTCCCATCCACCGAACCGCTGCGCTCATCGACGAGCAGCTCGACCGGGCGAATCGGCTCTTTCGCAAGAAGGTCGGCTACTACAAACCGCTGCGCGTGGTCGGCTACCGGGGCTACGGCACCGACGACAAGATCCACGTCAAAGGCCGCGTGCTCGCCGACCCGGTCGTCGAGTCGAAGCTCGAGGACACCGGGTTGCGCAACCTGTTCAACATGTTGCGCCGCTATCGCACCGACGAGGTGCCCGGGGCGCGGGTGCTCGTGGAGTTTGGGGACGAGCAGCGCGAGGTCCGAACCGACAGTGAGGGCTACTTCGACGCGGTGCTCGAGCCCGACGAGGTGCCCCGCGACGACGGCTTGTGGCACCCGGTCGACCTGCAACTGCTCGAGCCGCGCCCGCACTCGCGGGTGGGCCAGACGTCGTTCCAGTTCGACAACCGCGCTCAGGTGCCCCAGGACGCGCGCTTCGGCGTCATCAGCGACGTCGACGACACCATCGTGCACACCGGCGCGACCAACCTGTTGCGCCACGCGCGGGTCGTGCTGCTCAACAGCCCGCACACCCGCGTGCCCTTCGAGGGCGTCGGCGCATTCTACCGCGCGCTGCAATACGACGCCGGCCGGCGCACCAACCCCATCTGGTACGTCTCCTCGTCGCCCTGGAATATCTACGAGCTCCTCGTCGAGTTCATGCAGGTCCAGGACATCCCCGTGGGCCCGCTCTTCTTGAAGGACTTCGGCATCGACCGCGACAAGTTCATCCGCGCCGGGCACACCGACTACAAGATCAACCGCATCGAGCGCGTGCTGCAGACCTACCCCGACCTGCCGTTCATCCTGGTGGGCGACTCCGGCCAAAAAGATCCGGAGGTCTATCACTCCGTGGTCGAGAAATACCCCGACCAGATCGCCGCCGTGTATATCCGCGACGTCTCGCCGGCGCGCGCCCTCCAGGTGGAGGCGATGGCGCGCGATATTCGCTGCTACGACACCGACCTTCGGCTGGTCAAAGACACCGTGGCGGCGGCGCGACATGCCGCCCAGCAGGGCTGGATCGACCGCGCCGAGCTCGCGGCGGTGCGGCGCGACCGGCGTCAGGAAGAGGAGAAGTCGCCCAGTCGTGTGTGGGCGGCGCTGCGTAAGGCTGCGCGGAGTGTGGAGTCGTTGATTCACTGA
- a CDS encoding SDR family oxidoreductase, which produces MSVIGLFKGKGPSGYGWSTTAYEVVDDLDLSGRHVLITGCNSGIGFDTMKAVAERGATVFAAARTRQKAQDAGAKVDGETIPVVCELAEPESVQACVDEVREHGVELDAIICNAGIMALPQLELAHGYEKQFFTNHVGHFILVTGLLDTLSDTGRVVMVSSDAHRSSPKEGIQFDNLDGSKGYSAWRAYGQSKLANLLFAKELGRRFADDDTRRVANAVHPGVIATNLTRHMNPILRTVWNMAEPLFLKSSPQGAATQTWAAVHPDAATINGEYMEDCNVADPAGRAKKPELARRLWEETERIVDEVTA; this is translated from the coding sequence ATGTCAGTGATTGGATTATTCAAAGGAAAGGGCCCGAGCGGCTACGGCTGGTCGACCACGGCGTACGAAGTCGTCGACGACCTCGACCTATCCGGCCGCCACGTCTTGATCACCGGCTGCAACTCGGGCATCGGCTTCGACACGATGAAGGCCGTCGCCGAGCGCGGCGCGACGGTCTTTGCGGCGGCGCGCACGCGCCAGAAGGCCCAGGACGCCGGCGCGAAGGTCGACGGCGAGACAATCCCGGTCGTCTGCGAGCTCGCCGAGCCCGAGTCGGTGCAGGCGTGCGTCGACGAGGTCAGAGAGCACGGCGTCGAGCTCGACGCGATCATCTGCAACGCCGGCATCATGGCGCTGCCCCAGCTCGAGTTGGCCCACGGCTACGAGAAGCAGTTTTTCACCAACCACGTCGGCCACTTCATCCTGGTCACCGGCCTGCTCGACACGCTGTCTGACACCGGTCGCGTGGTCATGGTGAGCAGCGACGCGCACCGCTCTTCGCCCAAAGAGGGCATCCAATTCGACAACCTGGACGGCTCGAAGGGCTACAGCGCCTGGCGCGCCTACGGCCAATCGAAGCTCGCCAATTTGCTCTTCGCCAAGGAGCTCGGGCGTCGGTTCGCCGACGACGACACCCGCCGGGTGGCCAACGCGGTGCATCCGGGGGTCATCGCCACGAACCTGACGCGCCACATGAACCCGATCTTGCGCACGGTGTGGAATATGGCCGAGCCGCTCTTTTTGAAGTCGAGCCCGCAGGGGGCGGCGACCCAGACGTGGGCGGCCGTGCACCCCGACGCGGCTACAATCAACGGCGAGTATATGGAGGATTGCAACGTCGCCGACCCGGCCGGCCGGGCTAAGAAGCCCGAGCTGGCCAGGCGGCTGTGGGAGGAGACGGAGCGTATCGTCGACGAGGTGACGGCGTAG